A genomic segment from Elusimicrobiales bacterium encodes:
- a CDS encoding ABC transporter permease: MSKVLRGFIIKELRQSLRDKRMRALIFLVPVVQLAVFGFALSSEAKNIRLLIARSPGDRLAARLEERAGASGWFAPAKDAPDGDYARLVESGGAEAVLVMPPGGPARAAARGGAKMQLLVDASNPVRAREVERYVKAVVSREMPPGPPPSLDIRVLYNPAMESALFMVPGVMSMILCLITVIVTSMAVARERESGTMETLLSAPVSPSEIIAGKTVPYILLGFIEVPLIMAAAYAIFGVPLRGPAIQMALAGLAFVFVTVNIGALISTFAATQQQAMMGGFMFLFPAMLLSGIMFPVENIPPAARWAAYLDPLMYFAALARNILLKGGDWGLFLRYLGALAVMGAAAAWAARRRFKSTL, from the coding sequence ATGAGTAAAGTCCTGCGCGGCTTTATAATCAAGGAGCTGCGCCAGTCGCTGCGCGACAAAAGAATGCGCGCGCTTATTTTTCTGGTGCCGGTGGTGCAGCTTGCGGTGTTCGGATTTGCGCTTTCAAGCGAGGCTAAAAATATCAGGCTGCTGATCGCGCGCAGTCCGGGCGACAGGCTGGCCGCCCGCCTGGAGGAGCGCGCCGGGGCCTCCGGCTGGTTCGCGCCGGCAAAAGACGCGCCGGACGGGGACTACGCCCGGCTTGTTGAAAGCGGCGGGGCGGAAGCCGTTCTGGTGATGCCGCCGGGCGGTCCGGCCCGCGCGGCGGCGCGCGGCGGCGCGAAAATGCAGCTTCTGGTTGACGCCTCCAACCCGGTGCGCGCGCGGGAGGTGGAGCGGTATGTCAAAGCGGTTGTGTCCCGCGAAATGCCGCCGGGCCCGCCGCCGTCTCTGGACATACGGGTGCTTTACAACCCCGCGATGGAATCCGCGCTTTTTATGGTGCCGGGGGTGATGAGCATGATACTGTGCCTCATCACCGTGATTGTAACCAGCATGGCCGTCGCGCGCGAGCGCGAAAGCGGCACTATGGAGACCCTGCTGTCGGCCCCTGTGTCGCCGTCGGAAATAATAGCGGGCAAGACCGTCCCCTATATTTTGCTGGGGTTCATTGAGGTGCCGCTTATAATGGCCGCCGCGTATGCCATATTCGGGGTGCCGCTGCGCGGCCCCGCGATTCAAATGGCGCTGGCGGGGCTGGCTTTCGTGTTTGTTACCGTCAACATCGGCGCGCTGATTTCCACTTTCGCCGCCACGCAGCAGCAGGCGATGATGGGGGGCTTCATGTTCCTTTTCCCGGCGATGCTGCTGTCTGGCATAATGTTTCCGGTGGAAAATATCCCGCCCGCGGCGCGCTGGGCGGCGTATCTGGACCCGCTGATGTATTTCGCCGCGCTGGCGCGCAACATCCTGCTCAAAGGCGGCGACTGGGGGCTGTTCCTGCGTTATCTGGGCGCGCTTGCCGTAATGGGCGCGGCGGCGGCCTGGGCCGCGCGCCGCCGCTTCAAATCAACGTTATAG
- a CDS encoding ABC transporter permease produces the protein MRIERARAIAAKEFKHLLRDPFTLALALGLPLVLLLFFGFVIDLNYDRIPLSVRDRDNSRLSRDFAQKFTSSGYFARIEPESGASPVQPLDSGEAVCSLVINERFGRRGGGAQMLVDGSDNARAGAALGYIAQITEAASTAPEGAPQIRTRFMFNPEFNSRWFVVPGLAVVIIGVLSVLLTALTVAREWERGSMELLLSTPARPSEIVAGKLAPYFLLGLAGAAAVYAAGRLVFSVPAAGDMAVYWLACAMFVTAALAQGLLISVLTRQQQIAMQFAMVSGLLPAFLLSGFIFPVENMPLFFKYLTAILPPRWFMEISRGIFLKGGGLAGAAGPLCALAALDAVLITLATLKFKTDVEP, from the coding sequence ATGAGGATTGAGCGCGCCCGCGCCATCGCCGCAAAGGAATTCAAGCATCTGCTGCGGGACCCGTTCACCCTCGCGCTGGCGCTGGGGCTGCCGCTGGTGCTGCTGCTTTTTTTCGGGTTTGTGATAGACCTCAATTACGACAGGATTCCGCTTTCGGTGCGGGACAGGGATAATTCGCGCCTCTCGCGCGATTTCGCGCAAAAATTCACCTCCTCCGGCTATTTCGCGCGGATTGAGCCGGAAAGCGGGGCCTCGCCCGTGCAGCCGCTGGATTCGGGGGAGGCGGTCTGCTCGCTTGTAATCAACGAACGTTTCGGGCGGCGGGGCGGCGGGGCGCAGATGCTGGTGGATGGCTCCGACAACGCGCGCGCCGGCGCGGCGCTGGGTTATATCGCGCAAATCACGGAGGCCGCCTCCACCGCGCCGGAGGGCGCGCCGCAGATTCGGACGCGGTTCATGTTCAACCCGGAATTCAACAGCCGCTGGTTCGTGGTGCCGGGGCTGGCGGTGGTGATAATCGGGGTGCTGTCGGTGCTGCTTACCGCGCTGACGGTGGCGCGGGAATGGGAGCGCGGCTCCATGGAACTGCTGCTTTCCACCCCCGCGCGCCCGTCTGAGATTGTGGCGGGGAAACTGGCCCCTTATTTTCTGCTGGGGCTTGCGGGCGCGGCGGCGGTGTATGCGGCGGGGCGGCTGGTGTTTTCCGTCCCGGCGGCGGGCGATATGGCGGTTTACTGGCTGGCCTGCGCGATGTTTGTAACGGCGGCGCTGGCGCAGGGACTGCTGATTTCGGTGCTTACCCGCCAGCAGCAGATAGCGATGCAGTTTGCGATGGTATCTGGCCTGCTGCCGGCTTTCCTGCTGTCGGGTTTCATTTTTCCGGTGGAGAACATGCCGCTTTTTTTCAAATATCTGACGGCAATTCTGCCGCCGCGCTGGTTCATGGAGATAAGCAGGGGGATTTTCCTCAAGGGCGGCGGGCTTGCCGGGGCTGCCGGCCCGCTCTGCGCTCTGGCCGCGCTTGACGCGGTTCTCATAACCCTGGCCACCCTGAAATTCAAGACGGATGTGGAGCCATGA
- a CDS encoding ABC transporter ATP-binding protein, which translates to MITVDVENVSVAFGDFRAVDGVSFKAGAGEIFGFLGANGAGKTTLIRAICGLLVPTAGRITVCGADARSAAAEVKRKIGYMSQKFTLYPDMTVEENLAFAGALRGLSDGQIRVRARRLLEFAGFDRAPAALAGELPGGDRQIMALCAALLHEPEVVFLDEPTAGVSPLSRARFWKLITELAGREKTVFVTTHYMDEAGQCSRIAFMRAGQIIALDSPAGLRAAHFPAPLYEVSAPEGEAAFARDLQSCGAGPVVPFGLFWHVEARDGAAWEKFAKARPEMRSRRIEPSLEDVFLKVAHED; encoded by the coding sequence ATGATTACGGTTGATGTTGAAAATGTATCCGTCGCTTTCGGGGATTTCAGGGCGGTGGACGGCGTGTCTTTCAAGGCCGGCGCGGGCGAGATATTCGGATTTCTGGGCGCAAACGGCGCGGGCAAGACCACGCTTATACGCGCCATTTGCGGGCTGCTGGTCCCGACGGCGGGCCGGATAACCGTCTGCGGCGCGGACGCGCGCTCCGCGGCGGCGGAGGTCAAGCGTAAAATCGGCTACATGTCGCAGAAATTCACGCTTTACCCCGATATGACCGTGGAGGAGAACCTGGCTTTTGCCGGCGCGCTGCGCGGGCTTTCGGACGGGCAGATTCGCGTGCGCGCGCGCCGGCTGCTGGAGTTTGCGGGCTTTGACCGCGCGCCCGCCGCGCTGGCCGGCGAGCTGCCCGGCGGCGACAGGCAGATAATGGCGCTGTGCGCCGCGCTGCTGCACGAGCCGGAAGTCGTTTTTCTGGACGAGCCGACGGCGGGCGTCTCCCCCCTGTCCCGCGCGCGGTTCTGGAAACTGATAACCGAACTGGCCGGGCGGGAAAAAACCGTTTTCGTGACCACGCATTACATGGACGAGGCGGGGCAATGCTCGCGCATCGCGTTCATGCGTGCGGGACAAATCATCGCGCTGGATTCTCCGGCGGGGCTGCGGGCCGCGCATTTTCCCGCCCCGCTCTACGAGGTGTCCGCGCCGGAGGGGGAGGCGGCTTTCGCGCGCGACCTGCAATCCTGCGGCGCGGGGCCGGTTGTGCCTTTCGGGCTGTTCTGGCATGTGGAGGCGCGCGACGGCGCGGCCTGGGAAAAATTCGCCAAAGCCCGCCCGGAAATGCGCTCGCGCCGGATAGAGCCGTCGCTGGAAGATGTTTTCCTGAAGGTGGCCCATGAGGATTGA
- a CDS encoding ABC transporter ATP-binding protein — MDGSARVRLDAVSKKLGKNAALKNVSLDFEGGLLHGVIGPNGAGKTTLLRLLAGLLRADGGAIAYSSGGREVPFQQMREGIAYFPQEQSLYADLSCMEHLEFFAGLYGLPESEFREKSARLLHLTRLENFAERRAGRLSGGMYKKLGLACVLLRSPKLLLLDEPTIGVDPVSRLELWQLMRGICAEGATIIMSTSYMDEALRCARAHLLDGGSVIASGPPQSVLDNYGAKDFSELFMAGK; from the coding sequence ATGGACGGCTCCGCGCGGGTCCGGCTGGACGCTGTAAGCAAAAAGCTCGGAAAAAACGCCGCGCTCAAAAACGTCTCGCTGGATTTTGAAGGGGGGCTGCTGCACGGCGTTATAGGCCCAAACGGCGCGGGCAAGACCACTCTGCTGCGGCTGCTGGCGGGGCTGCTGCGCGCGGACGGGGGCGCAATCGCCTATTCTTCCGGCGGGCGGGAAGTTCCGTTCCAGCAAATGCGCGAAGGCATCGCCTATTTCCCGCAGGAGCAGAGCCTTTACGCCGACCTCTCGTGCATGGAGCATCTGGAATTTTTCGCGGGCCTCTACGGCCTGCCGGAAAGTGAATTCAGGGAAAAAAGCGCGCGGCTGCTTCATCTGACAAGGCTGGAAAATTTCGCGGAGCGCAGGGCGGGCCGGCTTTCCGGCGGGATGTATAAAAAGCTGGGGCTGGCCTGCGTGCTGCTGCGCTCGCCCAAACTGCTGCTGCTGGACGAGCCTACCATAGGCGTTGACCCCGTCAGCCGGCTGGAGCTGTGGCAGCTCATGCGCGGAATCTGCGCCGAAGGCGCCACGATAATAATGTCAACCTCGTATATGGACGAGGCGCTGCGCTGCGCCCGCGCGCATCTGCTGGACGGCGGCTCGGTTATAGCAAGCGGGCCGCCGCAATCCGTGCTGGACAATTACGGCGCGAAAGACTTTTCGGAACTTTTCATGGCGGGCAAATGA
- a CDS encoding efflux RND transporter periplasmic adaptor subunit has translation MDKRKIAVIAAVAAAAALAWNFRAKKPFLYAATIEATEIDLSARISGQITGYGAEEGGSVKKGRTLVSLDCDDAKLAADIARKDYERAVGLHESGSLSRENFDRLKYRSDDAALRASWCVIKSPVDGKMLYKHRENGELVQPGTKLATVADLSEVYGWVYVPHDMIAKLSTGMEVTGYLPELGQKEFPGKIAVVNDEAEFTPKNVQTRKERTRLVFGVKVVFKNPENLLKPGMTVEVRLPE, from the coding sequence ATGGATAAACGCAAAATCGCCGTCATTGCCGCCGTTGCGGCTGCCGCCGCGCTGGCCTGGAATTTCCGGGCGAAAAAACCCTTTCTTTACGCCGCCACCATAGAGGCCACCGAGATAGACCTCTCCGCCCGCATCTCCGGCCAGATAACCGGCTACGGCGCGGAGGAGGGCGGCTCCGTCAAAAAAGGCCGGACGCTGGTATCGCTGGACTGCGATGACGCCAAACTCGCCGCGGATATCGCGCGCAAGGATTACGAGCGCGCCGTCGGGCTGCACGAGTCCGGCTCGCTTTCGCGCGAGAATTTCGACAGGCTCAAGTACCGCAGCGACGACGCCGCGCTGCGCGCCTCCTGGTGCGTCATAAAATCTCCGGTGGACGGCAAAATGCTCTACAAGCACCGCGAAAACGGCGAGCTGGTGCAGCCCGGAACCAAGCTGGCCACCGTGGCGGATTTGAGCGAGGTTTACGGCTGGGTCTATGTCCCGCACGACATGATAGCCAAACTCTCCACGGGCATGGAAGTAACGGGGTATCTGCCGGAGCTGGGGCAAAAAGAATTTCCCGGAAAAATCGCCGTCGTCAACGACGAGGCGGAGTTCACCCCCAAAAACGTCCAGACGCGCAAAGAACGCACCCGCCTTGTCTTCGGTGTTAAAGTGGTGTTCAAAAACCCGGAAAACCTGCTCAAGCCCGGCATGACGGTGGAAGTCCGGCTGCCGGAGTGA
- a CDS encoding TolC family protein: protein MTVLIALFLLCADCRAQQAVSLSLSGCEEAAFSSSHQLKSARAELAAAISAENALLSPLYPRIAMEGWLKYSGVIPAMTLPIVGKQYLGDNWNYSIGPAAYWTVYDAGARALAHESADKLALAKEEEVKNISRQVALAARMAYFRAQYSLERLYLVAGQHKLAAEQYRDISLNAAAGVKTRLDELMSHQQLLERGRQLRQARSDLSAALRALCAVSGDECGYDPSLPLDWRLNYRDYGIEPPTALVSAEPAAGLLEKMRRYAAAKPDFNSPGLRALELSASSYRAAAQSRLADTGPKITLSARSALEYPNGPSLYSFGQNSAGAAVSFPLFESGKNGFLSQQQESMALSADERRLQLVREIRRDFGEAADAFASLEAQQRLNIQAAKEAEEAARLTYDSYNAGRSTYLELEAANLRELEAKTQTALTDAQMLMELALLASLE from the coding sequence ATGACTGTTCTGATTGCGTTATTTCTGCTCTGCGCCGACTGCCGGGCGCAGCAGGCGGTTTCGCTTTCGCTCTCCGGCTGCGAGGAGGCGGCGTTTTCCTCGTCGCATCAGCTTAAAAGCGCGCGGGCCGAGCTTGCCGCCGCCATCAGCGCGGAGAATGCGCTGCTCTCGCCGCTGTATCCGCGCATTGCAATGGAAGGCTGGCTGAAATACTCCGGCGTTATTCCGGCGATGACGCTGCCCATAGTCGGAAAGCAGTATCTGGGCGACAACTGGAATTATTCCATAGGCCCCGCCGCCTACTGGACAGTTTACGACGCCGGGGCGCGCGCCCTGGCGCATGAAAGCGCCGACAAGCTGGCGCTGGCAAAGGAAGAGGAAGTAAAAAACATCTCCCGCCAGGTCGCCCTTGCCGCGCGCATGGCTTATTTCCGGGCGCAATACTCGCTGGAGCGGCTGTATCTGGTGGCGGGCCAGCACAAGCTGGCGGCGGAGCAGTACCGCGACATCTCGCTCAACGCCGCCGCCGGCGTAAAGACCCGGCTGGACGAACTGATGTCCCACCAGCAATTGCTGGAGCGCGGCAGGCAGCTGCGCCAGGCGCGCAGCGACTTGTCCGCCGCGCTGCGCGCGCTGTGCGCCGTCTCCGGCGACGAGTGCGGCTACGACCCCTCGCTGCCGCTGGACTGGCGGCTGAATTACCGCGATTACGGCATAGAGCCGCCCACCGCGCTTGTCTCCGCGGAGCCCGCCGCCGGCCTGCTTGAGAAAATGCGCCGCTACGCCGCCGCCAAACCGGATTTCAACAGCCCCGGCCTGCGCGCGCTGGAACTGTCGGCCTCGTCTTACCGCGCGGCGGCGCAAAGCCGGCTGGCCGACACGGGGCCGAAAATAACATTGTCCGCGCGCTCGGCGCTGGAATATCCCAACGGCCCGTCGCTGTATAGTTTCGGGCAGAATTCCGCAGGGGCGGCGGTTTCATTCCCGCTTTTTGAAAGCGGCAAAAACGGTTTTCTCTCGCAGCAGCAGGAGAGCATGGCCCTCTCCGCCGACGAGCGCCGCCTCCAGCTTGTCCGCGAAATCCGGCGCGATTTCGGCGAGGCGGCGGACGCCTTCGCCTCGCTTGAGGCGCAGCAGCGGCTCAATATCCAGGCCGCAAAGGAGGCCGAGGAGGCCGCCCGGCTGACGTATGATTCCTACAACGCGGGCCGTTCCACCTATCTGGAGCTGGAGGCCGCCAACCTGCGCGAGCTGGAGGCCAAAACCCAGACCGCGCTGACCGACGCGCAGATGCTGATGGAGCTTGCGCTGCTGGCAAGCCTGGAGTGA
- a CDS encoding DUF3800 domain-containing protein, translating to MYFCYVDESGTPDDGTTSHYVLAGISLPVLEWKKFEQTVNTLKTRWGIAGAEIHTGWLLRSLIEQKQIPGFDGLPRAERKIRVEIFRKEEILRLQKSNPGQVSQIRKNYRNTEPYTHLTLAERRELASQFADIIGGWGHIRLFAECVNKPFFGAKFPGVSVAESAFEQLVSRFECYLDVTSLGQSADNMGVLIHDNNQTTAKKLRDLMMEFHRRGTSWREITHIIETPLFVDSQLTSLIQAADICAYALRRYLENGEDRLFDKIYSRADKKNERVVGVRHFTDPAKLCNCKICVSR from the coding sequence ATGTACTTCTGCTACGTGGATGAATCCGGAACGCCGGACGACGGAACCACCAGCCACTACGTGCTGGCCGGAATCTCGCTGCCTGTTCTGGAATGGAAAAAATTTGAGCAGACAGTGAACACGCTGAAGACGAGATGGGGCATAGCCGGCGCTGAAATTCACACCGGCTGGCTGCTGCGTTCCCTTATTGAGCAGAAGCAAATCCCCGGTTTTGACGGTTTGCCACGCGCCGAACGGAAAATACGCGTTGAGATTTTCAGGAAAGAGGAAATTCTGCGTTTGCAGAAAAGCAATCCCGGACAGGTATCGCAGATAAGGAAAAATTACAGAAACACCGAACCGTATACCCATCTCACCCTGGCCGAACGCCGGGAGCTTGCCTCCCAGTTTGCCGACATAATAGGGGGATGGGGGCATATCCGCCTGTTTGCCGAATGTGTGAACAAACCATTTTTCGGAGCAAAATTTCCCGGCGTCTCTGTGGCCGAATCGGCCTTTGAACAGCTTGTTTCCAGATTTGAATGCTATCTTGATGTCACCTCTCTCGGCCAGTCCGCTGATAACATGGGCGTGCTGATTCACGACAATAACCAGACAACCGCAAAAAAACTGCGGGACCTGATGATGGAATTCCACAGGCGCGGCACATCCTGGCGGGAAATAACGCACATCATAGAAACTCCCCTGTTTGTTGACAGCCAGTTGACAAGCCTCATTCAGGCCGCGGATATTTGCGCCTATGCCCTGAGACGCTATCTGGAAAACGGCGAAGACCGGCTTTTTGACAAAATCTATTCCCGCGCCGACAAAAAAAACGAAAGAGTCGTTGGGGTGAGGCATTTCACGGACCCCGCCAAGCTATGCAACTGCAAAATATGCGTTTCAAGATGA
- a CDS encoding biotin--[acetyl-CoA-carboxylase] ligase gives MTAADKAPRFEPSVDGGLRGIAATVYVDRAQSTQDIARALAETGAPQGTLVIAGEQSGGRGRLGRNWHSAPGGLYMSLILRPKAAPADLSALGIAAAESAAKTLKSLYGLKTRVKPPNDVLALDPAKRAYRKISGILAEAPCAGASAEWIALGMGVNLSNALARELDSATTVKRITGKTPARDEFLKAFFSDFWNKYSAWELQAASRRR, from the coding sequence ATGACGGCTGCGGACAAAGCCCCGCGTTTTGAACCCTCCGTGGACGGCGGGCTGCGCGGCATAGCCGCCACGGTTTATGTGGACCGCGCCCAAAGCACCCAGGATATAGCCCGCGCGCTGGCCGAAACCGGCGCGCCGCAGGGAACCCTTGTAATCGCCGGCGAGCAGTCCGGCGGCAGGGGCCGGCTGGGGCGGAACTGGCACTCCGCGCCCGGCGGGCTTTACATGAGCCTTATCCTGCGCCCCAAAGCCGCCCCGGCGGATTTGAGCGCGCTGGGCATAGCCGCGGCGGAAAGCGCGGCAAAGACGCTGAAATCGCTCTACGGCCTTAAAACGCGCGTCAAGCCGCCAAACGACGTTCTTGCGCTTGACCCGGCAAAACGCGCGTACCGGAAAATATCCGGCATACTGGCCGAGGCCCCCTGCGCCGGCGCGTCGGCTGAATGGATAGCGCTTGGCATGGGCGTCAACCTCTCAAACGCGCTGGCCCGGGAATTGGATTCGGCCACGACGGTAAAACGCATCACCGGAAAAACGCCCGCGCGCGACGAGTTTCTGAAAGCCTTCTTCTCCGATTTCTGGAACAAGTATTCGGCATGGGAATTGCAGGCGGCCTCAAGGCGGAGATAA
- a CDS encoding 4Fe-4S double cluster binding domain-containing protein, with amino-acid sequence MGIAGGLKAEIKGIALDCGATSAGIASAEPLSAEIPRIAGYVRSGLPPGMEYIARPPRLHADIREWFPPAKSALICAFGYGGLLPELRLEMPPAELDARMKLRGHALDSHFFKYKTVKAAAFSVLDYHAAVKAALRKMLARAREKYPGLEGKIFCDTSPVLEKALAARAGLGWIGRNTLLLTPECGSFLVLGGIALSAELEPDSAPGYSGCGDCKACLAACSNGALSDYRLNPALCSSWRNIPRKTPLSEKDALLCGDRADGCDICQRVCPRNHSATARSAIFKPRS; translated from the coding sequence ATGGGAATTGCAGGCGGCCTCAAGGCGGAGATAAAAGGTATCGCGCTGGACTGCGGCGCGACTTCCGCCGGCATAGCCTCCGCGGAGCCGCTTTCGGCGGAAATCCCGCGCATCGCCGGATACGTCCGCTCCGGCCTGCCGCCGGGGATGGAATATATAGCCCGCCCGCCGCGCCTTCACGCCGATATAAGGGAATGGTTCCCCCCCGCGAAATCCGCGCTGATATGCGCCTTCGGCTACGGCGGCCTGCTGCCGGAACTGCGGCTTGAAATGCCGCCGGCGGAGCTGGACGCGCGCATGAAACTGCGCGGCCACGCGCTGGACAGCCATTTTTTCAAATATAAAACCGTGAAAGCGGCGGCCTTTTCCGTTCTTGATTATCACGCGGCGGTGAAAGCCGCGCTGAGAAAAATGCTGGCCCGCGCACGGGAAAAATATCCGGGGCTTGAGGGGAAAATTTTCTGCGACACTTCCCCGGTTCTGGAAAAGGCGCTGGCGGCCAGGGCCGGGCTTGGCTGGATAGGCAGGAACACATTGCTGCTTACGCCGGAATGCGGCAGTTTTCTGGTGCTGGGAGGAATTGCGCTGTCGGCGGAACTGGAACCGGATTCCGCGCCCGGATACTCCGGCTGCGGCGATTGCAAAGCCTGCCTGGCCGCCTGCTCCAACGGCGCGTTATCGGATTACAGGCTGAACCCCGCCCTCTGCTCGTCGTGGCGGAACATCCCCCGCAAAACTCCGCTTTCGGAAAAAGACGCCCTTTTATGCGGCGACCGCGCCGACGGCTGCGATATCTGCCAGAGGGTTTGCCCCCGCAATCACAGCGCAACGGCGCGGTCTGCGATATTCAAACCGCGGTCTTGA
- a CDS encoding response regulator: MGKKVFIVEDSPELLEVIEAALRQEGFEVAGQETGRNAVVKIKETMPDVILLDVILPCMDGHAIASQLSQDDTTKKIPIVVITALVQSKSLFDKFGQVKSFVTKPFSASELVSVIKTAV, encoded by the coding sequence ATGGGTAAAAAAGTTTTCATAGTTGAGGATTCGCCGGAACTGCTGGAAGTCATAGAAGCCGCATTGCGCCAGGAAGGGTTTGAGGTCGCCGGGCAGGAAACGGGCAGAAACGCAGTTGTCAAAATAAAGGAGACAATGCCCGACGTGATTCTGCTGGACGTCATTTTGCCCTGCATGGACGGCCACGCGATAGCAAGCCAGCTCTCGCAGGACGACACCACAAAGAAAATACCGATAGTGGTGATAACCGCGCTTGTCCAGTCCAAATCGCTGTTTGACAAGTTCGGGCAGGTGAAGTCTTTCGTGACAAAGCCGTTTTCCGCGTCGGAGCTGGTGTCGGTAATCAAGACCGCGGTTTGA